Genomic window (Methanolacinia paynteri):
TCATCACCTCTCCGGCAAACGGTTCCAGATTCCATAGCGACGTTGTTCCCCACCAGGTCAGGGTACTTGCGAACATCTCTTCGACATACAACATAACCGGGGTTACCCTCGACAGCGGGTGGGAAACCATCGAAGCAGAGGAGCCTTTCACCGAAATCGACGAAGAGATCCGGATCGACAGCAGCGGGAACAGATCGATCGTAGTTACGGCCCGGGATGAAAAAGGCAATTTGGTATCCGGGACTACCGAATTCACCATAATTATCGGCCCTCCGGTAAGTCAACGATATGCGATGCAGTTTACAGTCCGGGGACAGATCACGGATTCGAACGGGAAACCTGTAAACGACTGCCGGGTCCGGATAAATTCTTCGTTTTACAAATATCTCGGTGAGTATATGGGATCGACCAACGTGACGGACATCAACGGCAGCTACCTGATCAAGAATGTCTACGGTCCGGACCTTATGATTACGGCAGAAAAGGAAGGTTACCTGAAGTATGAAAGCGTTGAAAGCTTCGAGAGTGACAACGTAGAATTCGATATCGTTATGATGCCTGAGAAGAAGGAATTACCATTACCCGGTTTCATTATAATTCTCAGTACCGGACTGGCTGTTTTTCTTAGGAAAAGGAATAGAATGAAAAGAAATTGATCTCGGGTAAGGATTGTCCCTTAACACAAGAGCGTTGCCAGCGCATAAAAAAAATCAGCAACCATCACCCACAGTTTCCTTAAAGATTCTCAAAATTTCAATTATACCAAATCTAAAAAAAATATCA
Coding sequences:
- a CDS encoding carboxypeptidase-like regulatory domain-containing protein, encoding MKLKLLLVIFLVLLLLFANHPVSALSSPGDDNPISIVITSPANGSRFHSDVVPHQVRVLANISSTYNITGVTLDSGWETIEAEEPFTEIDEEIRIDSSGNRSIVVTARDEKGNLVSGTTEFTIIIGPPVSQRYAMQFTVRGQITDSNGKPVNDCRVRINSSFYKYLGEYMGSTNVTDINGSYLIKNVYGPDLMITAEKEGYLKYESVESFESDNVEFDIVMMPEKKELPLPGFIIILSTGLAVFLRKRNRMKRN